A window of Clostridium taeniosporum genomic DNA:
TTTACTATAATTCTTTTAATTCATGGGGATGGATTGATTCTTTGGACAAAGAGAAGAAAAAAGAAATTGATATATTTGCAGGAGATATAAGAGATCCAAATGGTGTTAGAGAAGCAATGAAGGGAATGGAAGAAGTTTTTCATCTAGCAGCATTAATAGCTATTCCTTTTAGTTATAATTCTCCAGATTCTTATGTTGATACAAATATAAAAGGAACTTTAAATGTACTTCAAGGAGCTAGGGAATTAAAAGCTAAAAGAGTATTAATTACATCAACTTCAGAAGTTTATGGTACAGCTAAATATGTACCTATAGATGAGAATCATCCACTTCAAGGTCAATCACCTTATTCAGCTACAAAAATAGGTGCTGATAGGATTGCAGAATCTTTTTATAGGAGTTTTAATTTACCTTTAACTATAGTAAGACCATTTAACACATTTGGTCCAAGGCAATCAGCACGAGCTGTAATTCCTACTATAATAACTCAATTATTATGTGGAGAAAAAGAAATTAAATTAGGTTCATTAACACCAACTAGAGATTTTAACTATGTAAAAGATACAGCAAATGGTTTTCTTGAAATTTCTAAATGTGAGAATACAATAGGAGAGGAAATAAATATTGCAACTTCTAGAGAAATTTCAATAAAAGAACTTGCATATGAATTAATAAAACAAATAAATAAAAATGCCAAAATCGTATGTGATAAGCAAAGGTTAAGACCAGAAAAAAGTGAAGTTAATAGATTATTAGGTTCTAATGAAAAAATCAAAAAATTAACTAAGTGGGAACCTAAATTTACTTTTGAAGAAGGAATAAAGGAGACTATAGAATGGTTTAGAAAAAAAGAAAATTTATCTAGGTATAAAACTGATATATATAATCTGTAAATAAGGATCAAATATATTTTAAATTAATTATAAAAATAAACTAGCATATTGATTAGCTATTTATTTGAATGTGCCTTAGATTAAATCAAAGGAGATAAGTTTATGATGGATTTTATACCTTTATCTGTACCTAATTTAAAAGGAAATGAAAAAAAATATGTTTTAGATGCAATAGATGAGGAATGGGTTTCCACTGGAGGAAAATATATAAATGAATTTGAAAAACAAATAGCTAAATATTTAAATATTGATAATGCCGTGGCATGTCAAAGTGGTACAGCAGGATTACATTTATCTCTCATATTAAGTGGAGTAGGTTGTGAAGATGAGGTGATTGTACCAACTTTAACTTTTATTGCAGCAGTAAACCCAGTTAGATATATAGGAGCTAATCCAGTATTCATGGACTGTGATGATAATTTAACTATGGATCCAGAAAAGCTTGAAAAATTTTGCAAAAATGAATGTACTTTAATAAAAGGAAAATTAATAAATAATAAATCTAGGAATCATATTAAAGCCATTGTAGTAGTTCATGTTTTTGGAAATATAGCTGATATGGAAAGAATAATGAAAATTGCTAATAAATATAATTTGAAGGTTATTGAAGATTCTACTGAGGCATTAGGATCTAAGTTTATAAGTGGAATTTATAAAGATAAATATGCAGGAACTATAGGTGATTTTGGAGTATTTTCTTTTAATGGAAATAAAATTATAACAACTGGTGGTGGCGGAATGGTTGTAGCAAAAGATAAGAAGTTATTAGAAAAAGCTAAATATTTATCAACTCAAGCAAAAGATGATACTTTGCATTATATCCATAATGAAATAGGTTATAACTATAGAATGACTAATTTGCAAGCAGCATTAGGTATAGGTCAACTGGAACAATTAGATAAATTTATAAATATAAAAAGAGAAAATTATAAATTTTATAAAGTCAATATAGAAAAGATTGAAGGTTTATCTTTACTAGACTTTAGAAAAGATATAAATGCAAATTATTGGTTTTATTCCTTATTAGTAGGAGATAAATATCCTTTAAATAGAGATGAATTAATACAATATTTATTAGAAAATAGAATTCAAACTAGGCCTATTTGGGAGCTTATACAAAATCAAAAGCCTTATAGAAATTGTGAAGTTTATGATATTAAAAAGGCAAAATATTATATAAATAGAGTAGTGAATATACCTTGTAGTACTAATTTAAAAAGAGAGGATATAGAATTTGTAATAAAAATATTAAATTTAAAGAATTTAGGTGAAATAAAATCATGAAAGGTGAAATATTAGCTATTATACCAGCAAGAGGTGGTTCAAAAGGTGTTAAGATGAAAAATATAAAGTTATTAAATGGTATGCCATTAATAGCTTATACCATTTTAGCAAGTAAGAAAAGTAGATTTATTAATAGAACTGTAGTAAGTACTGATAATATAGAAATAGCAAATGTTTCTAGAAAATTTGGGGCAGAAGTACCTTATTTACGACCTAAAATTTTGGCCAGGGATAATTCATTAACTATAGATAGTGTTTTTCATATGTTGAATTTTTTAGAAAAAAAAGAAAATTATTGTCCAGAATATGTTTTATTACTTCAGTGTACATCTCCACTGAGAAATGAATTTCATATTGATGAATCTATAAAAAAGCTTATGAAAAGCGATTTTGATGGTCTTGCATCAATTTGTGAATCAGAAGTTAATCCTTATTGGACAAACATTTTAAAGAGTGAAAAACTTGAGTACTTTATTAAAGAAGGTAAAAATATTACAAGAAGACAAGATTTACCACATATTTATAGATATAATGGTGCTATTTTTTTAGCAAAAACAGAATCTTTAAAAAAGGAAAAATCTTTCGAAGTGAAAAATTTAACAGGTTATATTATGGAAAAAGAATATTCTATAGATATAGATACTGAAATTGATTTTAGAATAGCGGAAGCAATTATGAAAAATAAGGAAAATTATAATGAATAATAAATTAAAGTATCCAATTGGAGGGGAATTTTGGTTTCAAGATGAATTTCAAGATAAAGACATTTATAACAATATTGAAAATGAAGGATTGCTTTTGAGTGGAGGGGAAAGTGCAATAAGGTTTATTTTGAATGAAATTTCTTTTGAAAATGATGAAATAATTTTATTACCCAGTTATTTATGTCCAACAATTGTAGAATTAATTAAGAAATTAAATATTAAATATAAATTTTATAATATAAATAAAAAATTAGATATTGATATAGTATCTATAGAAAATCTAATAAATAAATATAATGTAAAAGTAGTATTTTTTATTGATTATTTTGGATTTTTTCATAAAGAAAGTACGAGAAAATTTCTAAAAAATTTAAAATTAAAAAACATCTTATTAATTGAAGATGCTGTACAAAAATTTTGGATTAAATGGGAGAAAAAATTTATTGGAGATTATGTTTTTAATAGTTATAGAAAATTTTTACCAATAGACGGTTCATTAATATTATGCAGAGAAAATGAAAGTTTAAATATTCTAAAAAAATTAAATAGTTTATCAAGGTATAAAGAAGCTAATGATAAATATTTTAAATTTATGGAAAAAGCAAGAGATATAAAAACAAAATTTATATCACAAAATATTGGGTATGAAAATGATTATTTAAATTTATTTAATAGAGCAAATATAGAATATTATAAAAGAAAAAATATTTTAAAAATTAATTTAAAGCATAAAAGGTATTTAAATCATTTTCCAATAAATAAATTCATTAAAAGAAGAGAAGAAAATTATAGTTACGTTTTTAAACAACTAAAAAATATGAAGAAAATTACCTTTTTAAATCAAACAGAAAATTTAGATGATAACACACCTTTAGTTTTCCCAATTTTAATAGATAATCGAGATTGTATAAAAAAAGAATTAATGAAAAATCAAATATATCTTCCTATTCATTGGAATTTAGAAAATGAGAAATGGATAAATAATTTTAAAAATTCTTTAAATATTTCTAAAAATATTTTAAGTTTACCAATTGATTGGAGATATGAAATTAAAGATATGGAATTTTTAATATTTAAGTTAAAAGAAATTTTAATCAGATAAAATAGTTAATTTCATTAATATCATGATAATCATAAAATGGAGGTGAAATAATGATTAAAATTTTAAATAGTTCATCTCAAATGTGGAATTATTATATTGAAAAGTTGCCTATAGTTTTAAGGGATATATATTTTAAAAGTGAATATTACAAACTTTATGAAAACGGTAATGATAAAATAGCTAAAATTTTTGTTTTTGAAGATAAAAAGAATTTAGCAGTATATCCATTTTTGATGAACAAAATTAAAGGCTATGATTTAAAAGAAGAATATTATGATATAGAAACTGCTTATGGATATGGTGGCCCAATATTAAATACTACAAATGAAAAATTTATTGAAAACTTTGAAAAAGCGTTTAGAAAGTTTTGTAGTGAAAATAATATTATAGCAGAATTTATCAGATTTCATCCTCTTTTAAATAATTATAGTATATTTATTGATGGTATTAATGTATATCACAATAGGACAACAACTTATATTGATTTAAGAAATTCTATTGATGATATATGGAAAAAAGACATTACTTCAAAAAATAGGAATGTTATAAGAAAGGCTAAAAAATTAGGTCTTACTACAGAAATATGTTTTGATTTAAATGAGTTTAAGAAAATATATATAAAAACTATGAATAGATTAAATGCAGATAAACGCTATTATTTTGGTGATAATTATTTTAATGATTTAATGAACTTAAATCATATATGTATTAGTATTAAATTTAATAATATTACAATAGCTAGTGCTATATTTTTACAAGGAAATGATTTTTTTAATTATCATCTATCAGGTAGTTTAAAAGAGTATTTGAAATATTGTCCAAATAATTTATTGTTATGGGAAGCTATAAAGTATGCCAAAGATATTGGCTTTTCTAAGTTCCATTTTGGAGGGGGTTTAAGTGATAGTTTAGATGATACTTTATATAAATTTAAGAAGAGTTTTTGTAGATATACAAGTGATTTTTATGTTGGAACAAGAATTCATAATAAAGAAATTTATAATTATTTAATAAATAAATGGGAAAATAAAAATAAAAAAAAGTCAAAACTCTTTCTACAATATAAAGAGATTTAGTTAAAATATATGAAATTTATTTAAATGTTCCTTAGGAGGTGGTATGAAAATGTGTGCTGTTGCAAAAGAAGTATTATGTGGAAATGAAATTATGTTCTGCAAAGTAGTAGAAATAGACTCTGTTTTGCAAAAAGAAGAATATATATTAATTACTGGTAAGGTATTAAGTCCTGATAAAATTCCACTATCTAATGCAGCAATAAAGGTTTTTTCAATAGATGATAGATATACTCCAGCTAAAAAAAAATATATAGGAGTAACTTTTAGTGATGAAAAGGGGAGATATGGTATATCAATTCCAAGAAATTTAAATGTTTCCTATGAATTTAAGGCGTATGGTTGTATATATCAAGAGTAACTTTATAATTGTCAAAATTATTCAACTTACAACATTATAAAAATTAAAATTCTATTTAATATAAAGATAATTTTAATTATGTTATATATTTTTCTAATTTTAATCACCTATAAATAAGCAAAGCATATAATATAGTATATGCTTTATATAGGTAAGTTACTGAAATTTTATAAGCTATAGTGATTTACAATATGAAATATAGAGATATTAATGAACTAATAACAAAAGAATAAAATCGTAGGAGGAAGTTATATGTCAACTTATAAACCTTTAGCAACTGTTATATCAGCTGCAACTATTAATAACTATAATGGAAATAAATTGACACAAACAGTAGGAACCACTGCTTGGGATTTAGTTTTAATTAATGGAGTGGCTGTAGGTACAAGTATGCATGTATCAGGTAGTACAGTTATATCAGCTCCAGTAATATTAAACAGTGGTACAGTTTTAGGATGGTATGATACTACTGCAGGTTCAATAGGTAATGCTGATATTCAAACATTTACAGATAGTAATGGTAAATACGGTGTCACTGTTAATACTGGAACATCATTAACTCTTAAATTTTATGCACATGGCTAAAATTTAATTTAATTATAATAAAATTAGGTTAATATAAAAATGGAGATACAGTATATTAATACTGTATCTTTCTGTGAATTTAGGGGGTATAAATGGAGAAAGTTAAATCATTAGATGGATTTTATTTATATAAAATAAAAAAAGATAATAAGAATTACTATTTAGCAAATAAGAAAAATTATAAGAAAGATATTGAAAATTTAATTAATAATTTAGATGATCTTAAATTTGATTCATTAGTAATACTTTTTGGACTAGATACAGGTGAGTATTTAAGTAAATTAGAAAAAGTATTATGTAGTAATAATAAAGTAATTATATTTGAACCAAATGAAGATGTTTTTAATAAAAATAAAAATATAATTTTAAATGATAATATAAGGGTAGTTTTATTTGATGAAGAAAATATAGGATCTATTTTTGCTACTATAATTGATGGTAATAATTTTGACAATTTATAT
This region includes:
- a CDS encoding DegT/DnrJ/EryC1/StrS family aminotransferase, producing MNNKLKYPIGGEFWFQDEFQDKDIYNNIENEGLLLSGGESAIRFILNEISFENDEIILLPSYLCPTIVELIKKLNIKYKFYNINKKLDIDIVSIENLINKYNVKVVFFIDYFGFFHKESTRKFLKNLKLKNILLIEDAVQKFWIKWEKKFIGDYVFNSYRKFLPIDGSLILCRENESLNILKKLNSLSRYKEANDKYFKFMEKARDIKTKFISQNIGYENDYLNLFNRANIEYYKRKNILKINLKHKRYLNHFPINKFIKRREENYSYVFKQLKNMKKITFLNQTENLDDNTPLVFPILIDNRDCIKKELMKNQIYLPIHWNLENEKWINNFKNSLNISKNILSLPIDWRYEIKDMEFLIFKLKEILIR
- a CDS encoding NAD-dependent 4,6-dehydratase LegB, whose product is MSKKVLVTGADGFIGSHLCEILLDAGYDVRAFVYYNSFNSWGWIDSLDKEKKKEIDIFAGDIRDPNGVREAMKGMEEVFHLAALIAIPFSYNSPDSYVDTNIKGTLNVLQGARELKAKRVLITSTSEVYGTAKYVPIDENHPLQGQSPYSATKIGADRIAESFYRSFNLPLTIVRPFNTFGPRQSARAVIPTIITQLLCGEKEIKLGSLTPTRDFNYVKDTANGFLEISKCENTIGEEINIATSREISIKELAYELIKQINKNAKIVCDKQRLRPEKSEVNRLLGSNEKIKKLTKWEPKFTFEEGIKETIEWFRKKENLSRYKTDIYNL
- a CDS encoding cytidylyltransferase domain-containing protein; translation: MKGEILAIIPARGGSKGVKMKNIKLLNGMPLIAYTILASKKSRFINRTVVSTDNIEIANVSRKFGAEVPYLRPKILARDNSLTIDSVFHMLNFLEKKENYCPEYVLLLQCTSPLRNEFHIDESIKKLMKSDFDGLASICESEVNPYWTNILKSEKLEYFIKEGKNITRRQDLPHIYRYNGAIFLAKTESLKKEKSFEVKNLTGYIMEKEYSIDIDTEIDFRIAEAIMKNKENYNE
- a CDS encoding LegC family aminotransferase — translated: MMDFIPLSVPNLKGNEKKYVLDAIDEEWVSTGGKYINEFEKQIAKYLNIDNAVACQSGTAGLHLSLILSGVGCEDEVIVPTLTFIAAVNPVRYIGANPVFMDCDDNLTMDPEKLEKFCKNECTLIKGKLINNKSRNHIKAIVVVHVFGNIADMERIMKIANKYNLKVIEDSTEALGSKFISGIYKDKYAGTIGDFGVFSFNGNKIITTGGGGMVVAKDKKLLEKAKYLSTQAKDDTLHYIHNEIGYNYRMTNLQAALGIGQLEQLDKFINIKRENYKFYKVNIEKIEGLSLLDFRKDINANYWFYSLLVGDKYPLNRDELIQYLLENRIQTRPIWELIQNQKPYRNCEVYDIKKAKYYINRVVNIPCSTNLKREDIEFVIKILNLKNLGEIKS
- a CDS encoding lipid II:glycine glycyltransferase FemX, which gives rise to MIKILNSSSQMWNYYIEKLPIVLRDIYFKSEYYKLYENGNDKIAKIFVFEDKKNLAVYPFLMNKIKGYDLKEEYYDIETAYGYGGPILNTTNEKFIENFEKAFRKFCSENNIIAEFIRFHPLLNNYSIFIDGINVYHNRTTTYIDLRNSIDDIWKKDITSKNRNVIRKAKKLGLTTEICFDLNEFKKIYIKTMNRLNADKRYYFGDNYFNDLMNLNHICISIKFNNITIASAIFLQGNDFFNYHLSGSLKEYLKYCPNNLLLWEAIKYAKDIGFSKFHFGGGLSDSLDDTLYKFKKSFCRYTSDFYVGTRIHNKEIYNYLINKWENKNKKKSKLFLQYKEI
- a CDS encoding carboxypeptidase regulatory-like domain-containing protein; translation: MKMCAVAKEVLCGNEIMFCKVVEIDSVLQKEEYILITGKVLSPDKIPLSNAAIKVFSIDDRYTPAKKKYIGVTFSDEKGRYGISIPRNLNVSYEFKAYGCIYQE